In Cryptococcus neoformans var. neoformans B-3501A chromosome 3, whole genome shotgun sequence, the DNA window CAGTCCACAAAAACCAGACAGCGCGGCGACGGCGACGAGCTCGCCCCAATCGGGATCAGGATCACATACGCCCAGAGTACAAACCGTACCATCTCCGATGGGACCCCGACCGCTCGGCCCACGAGGACCAGGCGCAAGAGGTAGTTTTACGCCCCCAGGCCGGACGAGTTTGGATACCGCCGCGCCATCTCGAATCTCGGTCGTGTCGCCCCCGCGGAACCTGAGAGCGTCGATGGATAGCGTGAGGTTGGTGGGTAAGACCTCGGCGCCGCCGCCCTCGGGTACAGCGACAGTGGCGGATAGTGGAGAGGACGTAAAGTATATGGCAGACGTGCTGCCGTATGTGGAAAAAAGCGTGTTGAGAGCGTATCTGAACAGATACGGTGGTGACCAGATGCAGGCTCTAGGGTAAgccccttttcccttctccctcttccaagaACACTGTATGCTGATAGTCAAGTTGCAGGGCGTatttggaagatgaaaagaatggTGCCGTTCGGTAGACCGGGGTTTGTCTTTACTATTGTTCTTAGAGAATGTCTGTGTACAGATTCAACGATTCCAGAATGTAACATACGACGATTTTTGAACACTTTAACAGTCCTAGTCATTTATATACGTGCATGCATACGACCCCGCTACGTTGACGTAAAACCTCATGAAGAGAACTGCGCGACGAGGTACTGACTGACAGACGTAGGGCTTAAAGGCTCTCCCAGATCGGTAATAATAAAGTCAATCAAGTCTGGGGTCGTCACATCCACCATCGGGTtaatctcttccatctctttcgtcatctccatcctctcatatttctttcctccgtctacaccaccaccaccaccgacgGCGTGTGGGGGTGTCGCCGGTGCTTGAGGACTTCTTGACTGAGGAGTCAAGCTGCTGCCTCGCGAGAGGAAACCAGGGATGAACTGGGTATCAGGAATGGTGGACGGGAACTCGAGAGGGATAGCGGGCCGgtcagaagaagctggTATAGGCAAGTCGGTTTGCGAAAGAGGGTAGTGACGAAGGAATTTATATGATTCCGCGAGGGCGTAAAAGGGCTTTTGCATGACTTTGGCTACGAGAGCCACTTGGTAGGTCCCCACAGAAGAAACGAGGCCCTACCAAAAAGAATCAGCGGCGGTTTGTGATGGAAGCATGGGTTTTTATAAAAAAACGACATACACCACTCTCGACAACAGCTTCTGATCCAACAAGCACCATATCGACACGCTCCATCACATAGGCAACAGCGCTGTCAAGTACAACAGTACAAGGAATGCCGTTAGCAGTAAGGAATTGGTGTGTTTTCATCCTGGGGCCATTTTCGTCAGCCATCTGTCACACACAAACACGGCCGGTAAGCCGATAATGCTTTACCCAAGACACCCAGGACGGGCTTCTGTGACATAGACACGTATTCTCTTGTGTTGCTTGTGTGCTCTCAAGATTGTCTGAATGACTGTCCTTGAGTAGCTGTGGGTAAGAATCTGTATCCTGGTTAGCAAGCATGCACGCCGCCGCCTTGTTGGGAGAAATGACTCGGGAGACACATACCACACAATCGTCACGAAGGAAACCAACGGCCAGCTCTGCAATCTTCTCTCGACATTGAGGAGCAGTAATGGCACAGAACGAACGGCCTTGTGAAATCAGTGATTTTTTATAAGCGGGGAAATCCTAAAATAGACAAACGTCAGCCCTGTATGCTTTGATCCAACTCCCACCAACGCCCCAAAAAATATATATAGACTTACCTCGCCGACACcaggaaaaagagcaaagaATCTTTCCCACAGCTGACAGCCTGCTCGAACACCAAGACTCGCTTGGGTATTGATCAAAGCCTGTCGACCAACGGTGAGTTCGGAAGCGAGACCAGTTACAGTGGAAGCTGGAATATGCGACATGGTCAGTATCTTGATCGGTATCGTACATGGTGGAAAATAGTCATACCCGTGGAAGCCTCCATGAGCTCAACGAGGGCCAAGATGGCAGCGATAGGGTGGGGAACCTTGTATTTATGCAGTCAGCACCACCACTAAAAAGTTTTACAAATCAGATCGAATACACACCTTGTCATCCTCCAAAGCTCGTCTGTACGCTGTCACAACATCGAAAGCTCTTGGAGAGGGAATTCTGGCCGAGGTCGAGGATTGGCTGGGAGTATCGGGATACTCCTGGGGACTTGCGACATATTGCATGGCGAGGGGCGAGGTAATGGGGGATATGtagggaggaggaagaatgggagaaATAAAACAACAAACGAAGGAGAGAACATAACAAAAAGTGTCGAGCCGACTATTCCGGCATATCCACAAAAATCATTACATCTCCTCTATTTCTCTATTTCTCTAATTTCACCCCGTTCGCCCGCAACAATGCCCAGGATAACTCCCGCAGCCATCCTGcgctcagcagcagccaccAGGCAGCCACTCACCTCCCGTGCAGCTATCCGGCCCATCCTCTCGCCCGCTGTTCCATCACTTCTTGCCACCACAAAAAGGTACCAATCGACATCCCAGCAGCCCAACGAACACCCGAAAGCAGAAAACAAAGAACCAGATCCGAAATCTACTGAACCCAAGCCCGAGGGTGCtaaagagggaaagaaggggctCAAAGTGTCTTGGATATTCTCCGGCCTCGCAGGTCTCGGAGCACTGGTTACAATCTATGGATTGTATGTTCCAGTCTATCTTCAGTACGAGGACAACGCTTACATCAAGGCTTCTGCATTATTAGGCTAGAGTTCTATTCAACCCTCACGACCTGGCCCAAGGAGGTCCGTAAACCCTTGAGAGCTGCGCTCAAGGCCAAGTTGAGAGGAGATTATGGTAAAGCAGAGACCTTTTTCAGAGAGTAAGCTCACacttctctcatctccctaTCACCTCTTTCTAATGCACTGCTTGTCCTGTAGGGCACTCGAAATCGCTCTGCAGCTGGGCCCGTCAGCACTTCAGCCTGAACCTCTCCTCAAAATATCGGGCATCTACGTTGAATTAGCCAATGTCCTCGAAATCCAACGCCAACGAGTTTCTGCGTTTGTGGAGCTGCGTACAGCCCTCGAGATGTTTGGTCCTGATCCTCTTCGACGTCCTGGGATTCTGCCATTGCCAGAGGCGACGGCTCTGGGCGGTGGACCTGGTGGGCAGTGGATCGGAGAGGGGTATAGATTGACCGAGAAGGACCATGTGCGAGCGATCGGTCTCTACCAAAAGCTTGGACAGCTGGCTCTTGAGGTTGCTTCTTCGCCAACTGGGTCCACCTATGCGTCAACTCTAGGAGAGGGCAGTACAGGACAAATGTTCAAGACATGGGATGACGCAGCAGAATACTATCTTTCTTCTGCACTTACCTCTATGCTGCATCTCGGCCTGCCTGGTTCATCGCCAACCCCATCCACAGAAGGACCGGTCATCCTTGGGCGTGACGTCTCCCTCCCCGATGCCTTGCCGAGTGATAATCCTGAGGATGTCGACCAAGGCGGCCAGGTTGACAAGCGGGGACTAGGAATGACTATGGAGAGTTTGTCGGAAGTTTATGCGAGAAAGGGGCAGTATGATATGGCTGGGCAACTGCTGTTGCAGGCTATATCGTTGCTGCTACCACCTCAAAGCAAAGAGACCCCTCCCATGAGGGATAGATGTCAGGCTGCAATGGTAAGCTTGCTACTTGCATATACAATACGACCGCTAATCTTTTGCCGGATCGTAGTTGATGACGACCGTCTCCTCTCATgcccttcatcctcccacCCCTAAATCACTCAAGGTTTCTCGCTCATGGTCGCTTCGTTCCTTGCAACTTTCCCAACAAGCCCTtgcagaagcagaaggaggatcGTTCAAGGACACGCCGCTTGAGGCTGCAGAAGCCGTATGCCAACGCGCACGGGCAGTGGGGTTACACAATATGGGGATGCTCGCCGAAGTAAGTGACATCGGTTTGGCGAGAAAATCAAGAGAGATCCTAACAAAATGTAGATGGAAAAGGACTATGCAGGAGCCCAGAATCTCTTCAAGAAGGCCCTTGCAGCCTCGCGGGAGACAGGTTTCGTTGAAGGCAAGCGAGAGGCTCTGGCTGCTCTGCGTAGAGTACAAAACCTTGCAGGCGAAAGTGCATAgtagaggaaaaaaagaaagaagaaaaggaggatgttGCATGGATACAAGATCAGAAGCTTTACTCATTTTACAAAAAAACCATTTCACAAATGAATATATGACCATCGTAAATAGGCGTCCCATGTCCGTATGTCCAGTCGTGACCATAAAGAGCAATTAAAACCAAAAACCCACAAAGGAATCAAATATCTACTAAGCACGTTCCAAGAATCCCACATCAAATGCACCCATCGACCTTCTGGCGGCGGGGTAAACTAAAGTGCTTTCTTTCAAGGTGGCAATCAGCCTGGAACAGACTTCGCGAGAATAGGTCAGGTGTTCAATTTGGCCACCAGGGCCAAAACCTGGTAATCTATCGATACTATACACTTGTCAGCCTATACATCGCACGTTATCACTAGAGAGAGCTTACTTGGTGGATTCGTCAACAATTTTGTACATAGTTTTTACAGCCTTGATGGTCTTGCCTCTGCCATCACACTTGGCGCTACCTCCATTTCCCCCAGAGTTGCTGGTCTTGATCGAACTAGCTGTTGAAGATCTACGCGACCTTacgcttctcttctccgaGGCCTGACAAACAGTGAATGACGAGCGGAGTGGTGACGTTTGGGCAGAGGTAGGGGTAGGCTTGAAGTACGATACAGATGTGGAGGCGTTGAATAACCAAAGCTACATCCGTCGTTAGCCTGACATCCATGAGAAGTACAGACTCAGTACTTGCATAGAGTTTCTGAACGCcggtctcttcttccgaaaTGATGAATCGGAAACTTGCGTGAGCCTGCGCTAGTTCGAGCATGTCGGAGACAATAAAGACTGAAAGAGGGAATCGAGTTATCTCGCCATCGTCGTTGCCATCGTCTAGCAGGCCGATAGCCCATTTGGAGAATCTCAAAGTCCCGCTGCCCGGCTTTCCATCGTCTATGCGCTGTTTAC includes these proteins:
- a CDS encoding hypothetical protein (HMMPfam hit to IF-2B, Initiation factor 2 subunit family, score: 155.8, E(): 9.4e-44); translation: MQYVASPQEYPDTPSQSSTSARIPSPRAFDVVTAYRRALEDDKVPHPIAAILALVELMEASTASTVTGLASELTVGRQALINTQASLGVRAGCQLWERFFALFPGVGEDFPAYKKSLISQGRSFCAITAPQCREKIAELAVGFLRDDCVILTHSYSRTVIQTILRAHKQHKRIRVYVTEARPGCLGMKTHQFLTANGIPCTVVLDSAVAYVMERVDMVLVGSEAVVESGGLVSSVGTYQVALVAKVMQKPFYALAESYKFLRHYPLSQTDLPIPASSDRPAIPLEFPSTIPDTQFIPGFLSRGSSLTPQSRSPQAPATPPHAVGGGGGVDGGKKYERMEMTKEMEEINPMVDVTTPDLIDFIITDLGEPLSPTSVSQYLVAQFSS